A region of the Hydra vulgaris chromosome 12, alternate assembly HydraT2T_AEP genome:
CTTTTACGCCTTCGTGGAGAAGGCtcatttaatgattttcttACACTATTTCTATCATTTGGGTCGGACCGCGTAGAACTTGGTCGACTGTTAGTACTATTTCTTTTCATTCGCAAATATCCATTAAACGAGTTCGATTTTTCAAACTTCTTATTATCATCCGTACATGTAAACACTTGTGTTCCTATTGTATTTCCTATTCTTTCATCAAAActtgaaattctttttattgattttgccTTTGGTATTGTTTGTATGCCATTTTTTGTCAACCTGATAAaataacacatatatatatatatatatatatatatatacatatatatatatatatatatatatatatatatatatatatatatatatatatatatatatatatatatatatatatacatatatatatatatataaaacacacatagatatactttttaattaacgATATCTTAAtagtatgaaaatatttatatatatatacgtatatatatttatatatatatatatacgtatatttataaatatttatatatatatacgtatataagTATACATCATGGTAACAATTATATTTTCGATCGTATATTTGGAGCCGTTTTCAAACTTTAACCATCAGTCAAACTTTAACCATCACATTAACATTTAACCATCACTCAAACTTTAACCATCAGCtcaatttaataaagcatttttagctattattaaaattttaaatgacaatAAAGACGATCGTCAGCTGTGTACTAAATTAACTTTAACTGACACATTCATAACTTAATCAAACTTTGtctaagtaaatgtttttttatgagataataaaatttacatctTAAAAAACTCTGGTCAGATTAGATTGTCCATAATAGTAGTAAATTCAAAAGCTCATTTACAACATTGAATTTAATGCAACTCAACAAGCTATAACTGTTTTGATGCAtctataacttttaaacaatatgtTGATGATAaccataaatacttttttaactatGATGAAGCAAGTTCCTTTCTGACACTTTTCAATTTTCAAGACAAGACTATTCAATTCACATGTAAATACCAAAATATTCAACATCAACTTAGTTTATTAgatatctgttttttatttaatcataccacttaaatatgattttttcttatcaCAGGAAtgcaaaaaaagaatgtatatGTAAAACCACATTAGTGTAATCACCATATATTGCAAAAGTTAATATATACATGTGGGTTTTTTATGAAGgtgaaattagaaaaaagacAACACAAATAGCTGAACATCAATAAAACGTAATAAAAGCTAACTAGAAAGCATTAAGAGTTGTAGAACATGTAAAACATTGCAAGATAACAACTAATTGGAACAATTCCAAAAcactttctatatttttaaataataacaccAAAAAAATATGTGAAGCTATTGAAATAACTTAATTACAATGTTACTAAcctaaaaacttaataactcACCATTGGAACctttttttgcataatatataaaacttttataatattccATAGCAATAACATCATTATTGTAAATAACAAGTTTGAAAATGGCTCAAACTATATAAGCCAAAATattgtgtaaaattttatttaaaaaaaaaaaattgataggTTAAATAAATAGTGTCACCATAAATGGTGTgcgtatataaatataaatataaaacctttttttttttttaaatattttatctaactaaaactaatttatactCTTGTTCAACAGTTGGTTTTTTTCTAAGGACATAGTCTATTGTTTCCGGGTCATCTACAAGTAGCATCCGAAGTATTTTATCATGGGTGCTAGCAGAAAtctaaaaaacagaaaaaaaagatttaacttattagaaaactgcataaaataattagaaaagagcaaaaaaatcaCTGACTATGTGTGCAAAAATGTACTTGTATTCAAAAGTGAAAAGTTGTGGGaaaattaaactatataaattttttctacaaaatattgtataaaagtgATACTATAGTTTGCCTTTTTTTTACCCTTAAGactatcaaataaattaaaaaaaaaggcaaaactagcataaattatctttttaacaattttaacaagCCACAATTATATACATTGATTAAAGATTGCTGCATtggagtgtacatacattgactgactaTCTAAGGATAAGCAttggagtgtacatacatcaactaacAGTTTTTGTTTGAACAGACAAcctaataatttaaagaaaaagtgtttttaaactttttcttcattggccttttaaatacttttatctacatatatatatatatatatatatatatatatatatatatatatatatatatatatatatatatatatatatatatatatatatatatatatatatatatatatatatataagcaaaaaaaaaaacaccttacCTTAAATAGTTCTTTATTATAATCTATCATGAGTGTTACAATCTCAATGCTAGCTTTGTTATCATCAGGATTTAATGCTTCATCAACTTGATAAGCATTGCTGCTTTTGTACgtctaaacatttaaaacttcctaatacaaaaatctttttaaattaaacttttttaattattataatttttaattggtgaattataactaatttttataactaacttTAGCTTACTAAAGTTCacaataacaaaacttttttaaaaaacttatgaaatGGTGAAATATCtttcaatttcattttaatatttatctcttgatgtgtaaaaaattaaaaaatattaatagatgttttttaactattatcaGTAAAATAGTCTTAAAAAGGaagcttgttttttaaaaaaatttgagcagTTTAAATACTAAACAATCTTTGTTAGTCaacaattttctttacaaatgaaaaatatGATTACGCCAATTAAAGATGCTTTGGTTTCAAAACTGATAACTGTTGcctataatgaaaaatattttctgtaaaaagaaaaagagaaaattaaaaagctaTCAGTACACATTTTTCAGACTAGCACTCAAGGTTCATCTATGTTCACCTTACTCTTGAGACAGTGTTGTAACagtgcttaaaaaaatttaaatttaattaaaacgaAGATCAAAATCTATTTTGATATCATCTATAAAATGATAATGTCTGTTGTTCAGGCCTTGAAATAAGAGATGCTCAGGTTGTGTCACTTCATTTCCATAAAAACTAAGTTAGTAAGTAATGAATAAGGTAACCTAAGTTGGCAATGAATGGATGTGAATGAACTCAGCAATGaattaacaataacaatatatttacaaaaaagtaatgactaTATTGTTTGATCAAGCTCTAGCCAGACTTTTAGAGGGgacagaaatgaaaaaaatagtgattttaaattaaatctgttaTTGTTATCAAGTCAATTCCATAAAAtctaaaacaagaaaaacagcttaatacaaattaataaaatctgtATGGGTTTTATTAGAATTAACTATAAATACTCTCATAGTTATGTCAAGtgaccaaaacaaaaaaacaaaaaaatactagtaCAAAAATACAAGCTTAgggattaattttaaaatatttgacttttaagtatttttgtattttatgaaaaaaaaattatgttttgaaagattttataaatgatgCTTTTGTATTACTAAATAGTTTAACTAGGATAACAGTATTAATGATGAATTACCATGAATTACCATACCAATTAATGATGAATTACCATACCAATGAATAACCATGAATagcaaaataagattttttatagtatttaagtCAGTAAGTTTGACCATGAgtaatttaattgaaagtttaataaaatatgccCTTTAATAAGACACTGATCCCTAATCTAATTTAAACTAGTTCATAGAAGAAGATTATTTTGTACTTTGCCAAAAAACAGAGATTCTAACTCAAATATTCAGATAAATTccattttcatatattttacatGGAtcagagttaaaaaaaaataataaaaaaacttaaacaaaaatcgCTTTTaaccattatttaatttattagcaGCACTGTTATATATCAAATACATAgtagataacttttaaaaacttataaaattaattcGTGATTAAGCATCTGAAATTAGTAACTATGATGGAATTCTGAGTTTTTGTTGGTTCATTGTTGTAAAGgcattttctaatttatcaaaaacttttaatgaatcagaaataaacaaaaaagcttTTCCGACTATGAACAAAATACTATGATTAATGTTAACAACTTCCATAAGCACATCATCAAATGAATGAATGTTAACAGCTTTCATAAGCACATCATCAAATGAATAAATGTTAACAGCTTCCATAAGCACATTATCAAATGTATGGATGTTAGCAAATTAAAATTgagcaaaaaatattgaagatcTACAATAAACGATGCTACAACTGTAAAATTTGATGCTTCTTAATACacaattgattttaaatgtgttgttgaaaaaataaaatcagtgaAACTACAGAAAATCAGTATTTATTGAGACAATTCTTAACCAAAGTCTTCAAGATGccaatttttttactaagatttattaatattgtaaatattgttttttttttagtggtcAATTTAGTAATCAACAATACTAATACTAAAATGATTCCatttgataattataaaaaaacaactagtcaataatttatttcttctCATATCTTATCCCCTTcccaaaaaatacatactttgtGTTATACCCCAAAAAAATGGGTGGTTGTTCATGATAATATAAGGAACAAACTTTGACAAACAAGGCGCACTAgttcatcaaggtttgtgtttcagaatTATTAggttaaattagaaataataaaaataaaataaagtaatttacagtatttatatttatttatatatcaatatattagCTAAACTTTAAGTATTCAACaatttaagtgttttaaaagttctttttgagttactttctttgttacttttttttctttttaaagtattattatatatgctaagtatatattattattattattattattattattattattattattattattattattattatattattattattatatataatataataataatattataaaaagtataattataatattattattattataatattattattattataagtatatattattatttataatgtatattattataaattattatagctCCACTTAGTCTACCTGTATTACTTAATGTAGCATCAGTACAGACTCCAACTATCTGCtgtttaaaaatgcttataaatgttttgaataataatagccTGATCTTTTTCTTTAGTGCTCTCTACAATTAGAATATTTTATGTAGTAGACATCtttgttaataaattgttaactGGTAGATATATCAAcctttttaactataatttttaacttttcatttaGAGCTTCtagataaaataaacattttcccCTTATGTTTTAATGACAAATTCAAGAAACACTGTAACTGCTAATTCTGCATCTTATGCTAACAAGAGTTGTAGCTAGTACTTTGTCTCTAACTCAATTGGAATTTCTGAACAAATGGAATTATaatcttttaatcaaaaagaGGAAAATTTTACTTATGGCACTTTAGGCATGTTGGAAGTTGAGTTATATCACTAACTGGAAAGTCAAAAGTATCACTAGCAACAGAAGACTGGTGAACAACTGAGCCTAAGTATTCCAAAGCATCTAAGACTTTAAAGGgtgaaatttaaaatcataaactttccaaagctttatttattttttatatatgttgatTGATATTTGACTTTTGAAATAATGTAAAGTGGCAGGTTTAAGTTaacataatagttttttatcatGATCTTCTTTCTTCTCCCCACTTTTAATGATCTTCCTTCTTctctttgtttttaatgatcttttttCTTCTCCTTGTTTTTAATGATCTTCTTTCTTCTCCCCGTTTTTAATGATCTTCTATCTTCTCCttgtttttaatgatcttttttcttttccccATTTTTATTGATCTGTAAGTAAAGATTGCAAGTTTGTTCATGTTATatcgattttatttttacaaaaaagagaATGTTTTAGTATATCCCAAAAACTTGTATATTAGAACAATTATTATTCAGGAAAACTCTTATGTTAAGAACAATTAATATTCAGAAAACTCTTatggggttgtccataaattacgtcacacAATTTCTGACTGTTTTAGACCCCCTCTTGTCACAATGTTTTAACACTTTAGTAACAAGTCCTGTATGACTTGCCACAAAACAATCAACCCCTCTTCCCCCTAGAGTGTGATGTAATTTTTGGACGACCCtacgttaaaaacaaataatatttagaacAACTAATATTTAGAACAACTAATATTCAGAAAATAACTCTTATGTTAAGAACAATTAAAggctgttttccacaagacaaaatatttgtttgaagcaaattttattgacaaaacgccattttgatttttatttattttcttttgattcttgtgctactttttctttaaatcaacaataaatatggcagcaataatttgctgtatgtttaattaaaaggaattattactttttttgcatactttctactttgaatttgaattaaatttctttccatgcgttaattttaacatttctatTTTTGTATGTAAGATGTgataccattttttaatataataatttaaaataaagtttttcataagaaagtataagaaaataaatccTTAACTCTGATATGaacatttctgttaaaaaactgttactgcAAGTATGAACAGCAGATTTAACTCAATGTAGGGTTTTTCACAAATGGTTTATCTTTGTTTGGCCTCACGAAGAAAACCTACTTGTGAAGTGTAACTTTTGGAATTGACAGTGTGCAAATTAACATTTGTTAATTTAAGTTTTGCTCCTTATTTGATGAACTTACTAATGGTTGCCAATATTCAGAGTGAGTTcatataaaatcaataagaacCCCAGGTTGAGAATTTTGTTTCTTTGCCATATTAAAAAACAGCATGTTTTCGCTTTTTTTACTGTTGACATTACAATAACTAAACTTGATTGGTTTTTGCTTATGGTGATTTGCAAAAAGTAGAAATGAATCCGACATTTTTTCCCGCTGCAGCAAAACGCTGTATCAGTATAATTGCCAGAAATGTTTTATCTGCGCATGCTAATCGACGAAAAAACTTGCCTTGTGCAAATTTTTCGTCGTGGAAAACGACCATAATATTCAGAAAACTCttatgttaaaaacaattaatatatgATAAACACTAAGATCAatgatgtttcaaaaataaatttattatttactaaatattgtttttaaaaatatttcatgtttcaattaaacacttaataaaagtttgatAATATTAAGGTTGATTATTAACCACCATAAAACAAagctttcaattttttcttaaaagattgtatttttaactataaaaaataacaccaaattgttagaaaaacaagtttttttaaaaaaagcagctaaaacattaaaaaccaaaaatatcgaataaaaaatttatttttctagtttttaagTAAGcacttaataaactttttgagaaAGTAGTGATCTTTTAAAAgtgtataaacaaataatttggtGTACACATTTGTTTTTGGGACACCTTTATAGTCATTCAATAAATGAGCTAATCTAATACTAATACAATCTAGTAATTAACTATGATCATTAAATACTTAACTGacatttaaatgcaaaattttaaattacaaatgttATATTCATACTTTGCATCTGTGTAGAATATTTGGAGCCATTAAAGTGGCTAGGTTTAAAGAGTCCATTTTGTTTCCACATAtctaaattcaataaaatatatttaaataattaagtctCTACTAAGTCTTCTATAGAATCTACTGTAAAATTGTCTAAAGAAAATTCGATaaaatctgaaaacaaatataatttaaaataaaaaaaaacaagaatacttttttttaactatacatttataataataattaccaaaaaaaaaaaaaaaaaaatttaactttcatGTTAACCTCATTATTAAATTCGTCTTTTGAATTTTGGGAATGGTCAGCTACCATTCGCAAGCAATTTAGGAGACATTCCAAAGTATCTCGATTAGCCACAGGTAGCAACCAGATAAGTTGCTGaataatttcaactttttcatcTTTTGTTTGTGTTTCTTTTTCTAAAGGAAAATATATGTAAGCCTTACATAAATAAgacaaaaatgtttacaattacaTAAGATTAATAATGTAACCTAATGTAATTTCTTACATTAAACAAGTTGCattaaatgtatgtatatatatcgtACACCCAGATCAAGGGTGCCACAAGTCAGAAAGTGTCAAACTGAGAAAATCAGGGTTGAAGTttcaagttttgaatattttttccaattaagaGTGCCATTTGTATCTGtcattttgtaaacatttgTTTTAGACTTGTGGTATTTTGTCACCATGTACAACACATAACATACTATCAAATGGCATTCATAACTCAATATCCATAATTTTTGACATGTGGCACCTTTGATCTGAGTGTAcaatatatgcttatatatatatatatatatatatatatatatatatatatatatatatatatatatatatatatatatatatatatatatatatatatatatatatatatatatatatatatatatatagttttaacaatttaatcatAACaaccattgtttttattaaagtcagataaattatataaaaaataaaactatggaataaatgaagtttgttaaaaacaGGTAACCATTTAGAGttcataaagttttaatttcctTGCTGTTTTGCATAAATAAAGATACAAACACTTTTGcacaatattgttatatttactgAAGTcatttttgaaggaaaaaaatataaggagagcattttttgaaaaaagtatgcTCTCCTATAAGCAGTAAACATTAACAGCAAttagttgttgtaaaaaacattttcacagcaattttgaaataatttttttctgataaaaaaaacagaaacttaaataattttttttctatttttcgtttttaaaaattttttaactgaatttacttaatttatatttaaattaaatttattattaaatattaataaacttaaatttattttattaaatttaatctgaaattttttttttaatttaaagcattccgtttcaatatattttttttacttttataatttttatataggaaatcatattttgaaacaaacaaatactagatgtagttaaggcgatttataaattattcaaattcttttatttggaaaCAGCATGATTTCATCAATGTATTATATCCAAACAAGAgcttttataatgtttaaagaaatttttctcttttttgtataattttaaaactttttctatacCCCAAAttgtgaatctaaagaacattatttttgagttttcagaTCAATTCTGTTCAAcaacattaactttaattaaaaaatttttaaaaagtgcctCAATCTGCTATAAATTCTAGCTCTAATCTGTTCTAGtacatattaattaaatataattgtcAAAACACAACATTTCTAtcaacttttacaaaaaatattagaattccAACAAAGAAAAAgcttacaattacaaaaaattgctaaaaaacaaacagaacagatcatattgttaaactatgaCGATCATTTCACCTAAACAGCgtatttatttcaaatcttatttaaatctgGACAAGCAATCCTAATTTtaggaagatttttttttaaaaaaaaaaagaattttaggTCTAGATTTTTtcattacaaacatttttattttatgttcatctttcataattcacagacctgatcatttaatgaaaatatgtCAGTCAGCAAAATATCAgacagacgctataatattttaaagtaactaacTACGCTGGTATACATTAAAATACCATACTTAGATATAAGATTTTGTTAGATAATGCTAAGGGCAATGTATAACATCACATtacaaactaataaaaaataaatatacaaaatatcataaaatacatatacaatattataaaatatatcatattatatacAGGGGTGGATCCATCATTTTTTGATGTCTGaaatagctaacttccagacatatAACAAAcaccaaacatttatatatttatacttatgtcaaataaggacgctttgcaaaaagttgtgaTGACTGGAACctaggaacaaaaaagccctaaaatttcgGCCACAATTGCCCTaaatgtgagagcaacaagttaataaaatttcaaaaaaagtcagCAATCTCAAACATCAGAAAATGGTGGATCtccccctgatatatatatatagaattataaattacaggatttattaaacattatacatataaaaactaattaaaaaaaaagatacttgaaaaaaagatttattttgaataaagataCTTGCATACTTGCTAAGGATAAAAAAACTTGGTAAAGTTCTCTAGTCAACAATGGATCAGGTAAACAtcttaaaaactcttttaaaagtgCTGCAACATCGTTTGGATTACTTTCTCCATTAATGACACCAAAAAAACCTCTGTCATAATCACTTTTCATCTAAGAGAAATGTTTAATGTAAAACTAGAGTTATGCAAAGTATACATAAAATGTATATGcataaaatatatgatataaacTGTCTTACTTGAGTCACTCGTTTTTTTGAACCTCCTGTTCGAAATATTCCAACAGTATTTAAGGCGAATTTGGTTATGAACTCTGTTGtttgcaaaataacttttggAATTTGAAGAGGAAGTTGTTTAAACTCTATTTCTTTATCAAGTATGCACAAAGAAGAAGCAGATGTTGAAGAAAGTGCAAGAGCTTCAATTAACCTTGATTTTCTTTTGTTGGTGCTCCATTCATCCTCGTCTTCTTCTTGAAGCGTACATATTGtcctaaaataatttaagttgtAATCTTCATGATCCTCAGTTGTAAATGCCTCTTCACAGACCTTAGTCCTAGTTATACTGTCTTTGTTCAATTGATCTTTATCATTTGTTTCAAAGTTTTCGCCAAGCTCttcatttttatcaagtttttgcATTGCCTCTTTTTGTgctttttcaataagtttatcATTCTCAATAACTTGATTTAGATCCACCGAAAACACAGGGTTAAAAGGCCTAGGAGatgctaataaaaacattttatttaaaaaaaatcacagtacatatcttttattttattttctaaatctttatataattattatcttttcaactttttacacaaaaataatattgcatatTAGAGGAAGAAAAcagtttgtaaataattatataaaaaaaaaacacctttttcattattttcattttttgctttttttcgcAAAATCATCAACTTTTTCCAACGTCTCCTAGCTGCAACTTGGGtatcttgaataaaaaaagtattatcagtttttttttgctttattgtaaaaatactttaagGAAAGTATTACTATATAAGATTTCTCAAGATAGATTAAAGAATTAGGAATTATTGCAAGAGTAATTGGGTATGggctaaattttcaaaatagttaaTGCTAACGATATActtaatccttaaaaaaaaaatttagagctttaaatgtttaaaattaattaactgtgggttttaactataatttattttgaatactgCATTGTTAATTAATAGcttcaaatgaaaatttttagataaaaactaattgaaatattttgtcaGTAAAACAGAACATCTGTAGGCagaaaatttattcataaacGGATTGAGTCAGATTTATGAAGATTACTTtaagactttaatttttttctatttttattgatatgaagTGAAGGTTTGTcctaagtttataaaaaaagtataattagtattttgatttatctaaaaatgtgcaaaaattttttataaggaaattaggagactattttttttttttgttaaaaaaatttttaagcttttggttttatatttaatttccagagatttttagaattttaggaaaaaaattatacctgagctttaactttttctagatataaaaagttttcaatttattttaaattacttttacatCTTCCATATCAAAACATTTCCCATTACAtagtaaatacaaaatataaaataaagattgcaATGTGgatttgcaaaaaacaaaacaacgcAGCAAAATTTGCAATGacatatacctaatatataccTAAATGTCAAAAATCAATACATGCATGCAGCATATTATTTTAGGaaatgttaataaatagttaaagtagaaaatagctgacttttttaagatttgagATTTGATTCACAaatatcaggggctattctagaccgttttaGACAGTGTCGACTGTATTTGGGCActactcaaattaaaatttgaggaactttttttttttttttttacaacaaatattgtttttttttgtgctaaaaAACTCTGATTTTTCGCTAAACTTCTCTGGGACAAGGGGTACTGCCGCAAAAAATTTTTCCTTAGAATAGGCTGTGAATATATTAGTGATTTGATTCAATTTGATGTACtaataatgcttttatatatatatatatatatatatatatatatatatatatatatatatatatatatatatatatatatatatatatatatatatatattagaatatttttaaacattcacTTCATAcacttatttttgataaaaaatcataaagttaAGAAAGATTACTAATGTTTCTAGTTAATTAATTGTATCTACAACAGGTTCCCCCTCCTCCTCCTTCCTCACCAAATTAAAGTGCGTTATAGGGGATGAGAGGGGGGAGAGTCTTCATCACTTCTGCTCCTTAATTTTAATGTGATATTGCATAGGaactaaaaaat
Encoded here:
- the LOC100215916 gene encoding uncharacterized protein LOC100215916, producing the protein MVRSRTFLFDNRLINNLKLDMTDIKVSSNISGRNLLRFHPDKQREKISDASFNGIIFVNQDNSVSLSNNESPQMSPFKQNEENAFNNFATNKVPETDIVESLDICESVICGKEDENSNNIIKEDHVIVNQKKKSAVHSFKNFVRGTIIPMPSETKEWLGKQPSDCAIEMENCVSNKEQSSSIKTEDVPRRKKLSSVINRNKKTRSRIHNEGASLWTPVENSRWKSGEKVVELKDISLHQLTESEREKLKQYGLERLRENNFDCHLIIPKDTQVAARRRWKKLMILRKKAKNENNEKASPRPFNPVFSVDLNQVIENDKLIEKAQKEAMQKLDKNEELGENFETNDKDQLNKDSITRTKVCEEAFTTEDHEDYNLNYFRTICTLQEEDEDEWSTNKRKSRLIEALALSSTSASSLCILDKEIEFKQLPLQIPKVILQTTEFITKFALNTVGIFRTGGSKKRVTQMKSDYDRGFFGVINGESNPNDVAALLKEFLRCLPDPLLTRELYQVFLSLAKKETQTKDEKVEIIQQLIWLLPVANRDTLECLLNCLRMVADHSQNSKDEFNNEICGNKMDSLNLATLMAPNILHRCKTYKSSNAYQVDEALNPDDNKASIEIVTLMIDYNKELFKISASTHDKILRMLLVDDPETIDYVLRKKPTVEQELTKNGIQTIPKAKSIKRISSFDERIGNTIGTQVFTCTDDNKKFEKSNSFNGYLRMKRNSTNSRPSSTRSDPNDRNSVRKSLNEPSPRRRKRSAFLGELEAFKRNSSPRDSGVVLTSIHCVQDDDRLLVDIKDKRSYSESVVLRRENFRERDSYDSAYNSGINNFRMSELGSVRVSQEVSELTSLEMNENTEKLRLTFLNEVLESPPFLSPQLHVKKKETRKISMPILPNKEYFPLHRQKEISLDGIPSISFDNEWDPVLNWPYWRLPSVDSQMPSQETDL